In Pyrus communis chromosome 1, drPyrComm1.1, whole genome shotgun sequence, the following are encoded in one genomic region:
- the LOC137725223 gene encoding uncharacterized protein — translation MYNLKLDKFEGHEGFEGAERWLEHIKKIFRVLHNQENLLVEKWIETTSWFLGKESSSWWEQEVRHLTPKERADWELFKQFFRKRLVPPEYIDRKKQEFTVLRQEKLTTNEYYRKFTDLSRYYLEVAANPGEMLRRFRLGTKKKWRSMATTTPCNSYQEFYKILLRIEDSENMPSESEEEEKDGNQRKDDKGKGQASQGPRKTQSFKRSGASSSSSSGGFSATGQGRGGRFSRGPRGQRQGDTEWGETWHYSAVRAKRLLSKGCQEYLAYVLLNDVTPSSVEDIRVVMHFPDVFPDDLPGLSPDRDVEFTIDLLPYTNHKSLTPYRMAPAELRELKIQLHELVDKVYSKSKSEHVRHLTLVLKRLRKHQLYVKFSKCQFWLDQVAFLGHVISAQGILMDRQKVVAVKKWEQPRTVIEVRSFLGLAGYYRQFVKNFFVIALPLTRLTRKDVKFEWDDNCEQSFQQLKYCLTHVPVLALPNDSGNFKVYSDASLNGLRCVLMQHGGVIAYASRQLKPHELNCPTHDLDLAAIIFALKIWRHYLYGEKYKIFMDHKSLQYLFTQRDLNLRQRRWLELLSDYDCTIDYHPSRTNVVADALSKKSQGCINALYASRVPLLENLRSTGVRLEESRMFVLNNLELKKVILYEAHISANAMHPGGSFGYEITLQYGISSLDRRTIREDHSDVRGYVEIFGVAVWRCLAQAVGERVLVGPEIVDETTQNVQLSPWRGVVWFGKKGKLSPRYIGPYLITKRVGEVAYRLELPSELAKVHNVFHVSMLRHYVANPSHTIPPQPLEINPDLTYDEEPVTILDWKEKVLRNKTVS, via the exons atGTATAATTTGAAGCTGGATAAGTTTGAGGGCCATGAGGGTTTTGAGGGAGCTGAGCGGTGGCTTGAGCATATTAAAAAGATTTTTCGAGTGTTGCATAATCAGGAGAATCTTCTTGTTGAAAAGTGGATAGAGACGACTTCATGGTTCTTGGGTAAGGAATCGTCATCTTGGTGGGAGCAAGAGGTCCGTCATTTGACTCCAAAGGAAAGGGCTGACTGGGAACTGTTTAAGCAGTTTTTTAGGAAAAGGCTTGTGCCTcctgagtacattgatcgtAAAAAGCAAGAATTTACCGTGTTGAGGCAAGAGAAGTTGACAACGAATGAATATTATAGGAAGTTCACTGATTTATCTCGTTATTATCTGGAGGTTGCTGCCAATCCGGgtgagatgcttcgtcgttttcgattgggtactaagaagaagtggcgttctatggcgactactACTCCTTGCAACTCTTATCAGGAGTTCTATAAGattttgttgaggattgaggattctgaAAATATGCCTAGCgagagtgaggaagaagaaaaagatggcaaTCAAAGGAAAGACGATAAAGGCAAAggtcaagcatctcaaggacctCGCAAGACCCAGAGTTTTAAGCGGAGTGGAGCTAGTTCCAGTTCTTCCAGCGGAGGTTTTAGTGCCACTGGTCAGGGAAGAGGTGGTAGATTTTCTAGGGGTCCTAGAGGCCAGAGACAGGGTGATACTG agtggggtgagacatggcatTATTCTGCTGTGCGAGCAAAAAGGTTGTTATCAAAAGGTTGCCAGGAATACTTAGCTTATGTATTGTTGAACGATGTTACTCCTAGTAGTGTGGAGGACATAAGGGTAGTCAtgcattttcctgatgttttccctgaCGATTTACCTGGATTGTCACCAGACCGAGATGTGGAGTTTACCATTGATTTACTTCCATATACTAATCATAAATCCTTAACTCCTTATcgaatggctcctgctgagttgagggaattgaaaattCAGTTGCATgaattagtggataaag tatactctaagtctaaatctgagcatgttcgacatcttactttggtgttgaaaaggttgaggaaACACCAACTATATgttaagtttagcaagtgccaattttggttagatcaagtggcatttttgggacacgtcatatctgctcaaggtattttgaTGGATCGTCAAAAGGTAGTAGCAGTGAAGAaatgggagcaaccacgaaccgtcattGAGGTGAGGAGTTTTCTTGGCTTAGCAGGATATTATCGACAGTTTGTAAAGAATTTTTtcgtgattgctttaccactaaCAAGGCTAACTAgaaaggatgttaaatttgagtgggatgataattgtgagcagagtttccagcaattgaagtattgtctcactcatgtacctgttttggcactcccgaaTGATAGTGGTAATTTCAAAGTCTACAGTGATGCTTCCTTAAATGGTCTGCGATGTGTGCTGATGCAACATGGtggggtgattgcttatgcttcacgacaattaaAGCCTCACGAGTTGAATTGCCCTACGCATGATTTAGACTTAGCGgccattatctttgctttgaagatttggagacattatctttatggggaAAAATATAAGATCTTTAtggatcataagagtcttcaatatcttttcACTCAGAGagatcttaatcttcgtcaacgaaggtggttggaactgcttagtgattatgattgcacgattgattatcaccctagTCGCACGAATgtggtagctgatgcacttagcaagAAATCTCAAGGCTGTATTAATGcattgtacgctagtcgtgttcctcttcTGGAAAATTTAAGATCAACTGGAGTGCGGTTAGAG gaGAGCAGAATGTTTGTGCTgaataatttggaattaaagAAAGTAATTCTTTATGAAGCGCATATCTCAGCTAATGCGATGCATCCAGgag gaagctttgggtacgagattactctacagtacggcatatcatccttAGACAGACGGACAATCAGAGAGGACCATTCAGACGTTagaggatatgttgagatcttcggtgttgcagtttggcgatgcttggcacaagcg gtcggagaaagagttttggtgggccccgAGATTGTAGatgagactactcagaatgttcag ctttcaccgtggagaggtgtagtatggttcggaaagaaaggtaagttaagtCCCAGGTATATTGGACCATATTTGATCACCAAGCGAGTTGGTGAAGTGGCTTACAGGCTTGAGTTACCTTCTGagctggctaaagtgcataatgtttttcacgtgtccatgCTTCGTCATTACGTTGCGAATCCGTCACATAcgatacctcctcaaccattgGAAATAAATCCGGATTTGACATATGACGAGGAACCAGTAACGATTctagattggaaggaaaaggttctgaggaacaagactgtGAGTTAG